One Candidatus Eisenbacteria bacterium genomic window carries:
- a CDS encoding alkaline phosphatase family protein: RKDRWCADRTSAECRYYVGPAHQPDVMSFVTRRQIPNYWAYADAYVLQDRMFAPTDGWTLPAHLFLVSGWSASCRKPTDPMSCVSNVRLRGPDDRWAYGRDPIYAWTDITWLLNQQGVSWGYYVAPGTCSFPPCSEPQSSGHTASGKNPLPGFTTIHETGQQGRILDHDDFMQAASAGTLPSVSWVVPGRDNSEHPGSTRGIRAGMAHVTRIVNAVMKGPLWASSAIFLTWDDWGGFYDHVRPPLVDQNGYGLRVPGLLISPYARAGAIDHQTLSFDAYLKLIEDRFLGGQRLDPATDGRPDPRPTVREQVAILGDLALEFDFEQQPQPPIILDPTP; the protein is encoded by the coding sequence ATCGGAAGGACCGGTGGTGCGCCGACCGAACGTCGGCCGAGTGTCGATACTACGTCGGACCCGCTCACCAGCCCGACGTCATGAGCTTCGTGACGCGTCGGCAGATCCCCAACTACTGGGCGTACGCCGACGCGTACGTCCTTCAGGATCGGATGTTCGCGCCGACGGATGGGTGGACCCTGCCCGCACACCTGTTCCTCGTCTCGGGGTGGTCGGCCTCCTGCCGCAAACCAACCGATCCGATGTCCTGCGTCTCGAACGTCCGTCTCAGGGGGCCGGACGACCGCTGGGCGTACGGGCGGGACCCGATCTACGCGTGGACGGACATCACGTGGCTGCTGAATCAACAGGGCGTGTCGTGGGGCTACTACGTCGCGCCCGGGACGTGCTCGTTCCCCCCATGCTCGGAGCCACAGTCTTCAGGCCACACCGCCTCCGGGAAGAACCCGCTCCCCGGCTTCACCACGATCCACGAGACCGGACAGCAGGGCCGCATCCTGGACCACGACGATTTCATGCAGGCTGCCTCGGCGGGGACGCTTCCGTCCGTCTCGTGGGTGGTTCCCGGAAGGGACAACAGCGAGCATCCCGGATCCACGCGCGGGATCCGTGCCGGCATGGCACACGTCACGCGGATCGTGAACGCGGTCATGAAGGGGCCGCTGTGGGCCTCATCGGCGATCTTCCTCACCTGGGATGACTGGGGCGGTTTCTACGATCACGTCAGGCCTCCGCTCGTGGACCAGAACGGGTACGGCCTCCGGGTGCCCGGACTCCTCATCAGTCCCTACGCTCGCGCCGGAGCGATCGATCATCAGACGCTCTCGTTCGATGCGTACCTCAAGCTGATCGAGGATCGGTTCCTCGGCGGGCAACGCCTGGACCCGGCGACGGACGGAAGGCCGGACCCCCGCCCGACCGTGAGGGAGCAGGTGGCGATCCTCGGTGACCTCGCCCTGGAGTTCGACTTCGAGCAGCAGCCCCAGCCGCCGATCATCCTCGATCCCACGCCCTGA